The Neodiprion virginianus isolate iyNeoVirg1 chromosome 5, iyNeoVirg1.1, whole genome shotgun sequence genome contains a region encoding:
- the LOC124306312 gene encoding probable serine hydrolase isoform X3, with protein MPLLMPNDVSVLCLDMPGHGLSSHYPKGYSYYVYWDGVTLLRRIIKYFKWTKIKLLGHSLGGAISFLYAATYPDEVEFVISLDIASPCVRNITKIASMTGSNIDRYLKYENLTLDSMPCYKREEMIDIVFDAYENSVTRESAEILMKRGMQPAMERGKYYFSRDARLKVALLGMISMDLALAYAANIKCAYLNIRAIPGMTFEEPENYTKILDVIKLGAKKFEYHEVEGTHHVHLNNPERISGIISKFIKG; from the exons ATGCCTCTTCTCATGCCCAATGATGTTTCTGTGCTCTGTTTGGATATGCCTGGGCATGGTTTGTCTTCCCATTATCCAAAGGGCTACTCATATTACGTTTATTGGGATGGTGTCACATTGCTTCGTAGAAtcattaaatatttcaagtgGACCAAG ATAAAACTATTGGGACATTCTCTCGGTGGTGCTATATCATTCCTTTACGCCGCAACATATCCAGATGAGGTGGAATTCGTCATAAGTCTAGACATAGCCAGCCCTTGTGTAAGAAATATAACAAAGATTGCGTCGATGACTGGCAGTAACATCGATAGATATCTTAAGTACGAAAATCTGACGCTGGACAGTATGCCTTGTTACAAACGCGAAGAAATGATTGACATAGTCTTCGATGCATACGAAAACTCGGTCACGAGAGAAAGTGCTGAAATATTGATGAAGAGAGGTATGCAACCAGCAATGGAAAGGGGAAAGTACTACTTCTCGCGTGATGCCAGGCTCAAG GTTGCACTACTGGGTATGATATCCATGGACTTGGCATTAGCCTACGCCGCAAATATTAAGTGCGCGTATCTAAACATCCGTGCAATTCCTGGAATGACGTTCGAAGAGCCGGAAAATTATACCAAAATTCTAGATGTCATAAAGCTGGGCGCTAAGAAATTTGAGTATCACGAAGTTGAGGGAACTCATCATGTGCACCTTAACAATCCTGAAAGAATTTCCGGcattatttcgaaatttataaaaGGATAA
- the LOC124306312 gene encoding probable serine hydrolase isoform X2 yields the protein MSAENSKINGHRVEEDPKDIQIPVPWGYVSGKLWGPKDVQPIVAIHGWQDNAGSFDTLVPLLLPQAAILCIDLPGHGHSSHHHNGQFYYVFWEGVVTLRRIVKHYKWDKIKLLGHSLGGAISFLYAATYPDEVEFVISLDIASPCVRNITKIASMTGSNIDRYLKYENLTLDSMPCYKREEMIDIVFDAYENSVTRESAEILMKRGMQPAMERGKYYFSRDARLKVALLGMISMDLALAYAANIKCAYLNIRAIPGMTFEEPENYTKILDVIKLGAKKFEYHEVEGTHHVHLNNPERISGIISKFIKG from the exons ATGAGTgctgaaaattcgaaaataaatgGACACAGGGTAGAAGAAG ATCCAAAGGATATTCAGATCCCGGTGCCTTGGGGTTACGTTAGTG GAAAACTTTGGGGCCCTAAGGATGTGCAGCCGATAGTTGCAATACACGGCTGGCAGGATAATGCCGGTTCTTTTGACACCCTAGTCCCGTTGTTGTTACCGCAAGCAGCGATTCTCTGCATAGATCTTCCGGGGCATGGACATTCTTCTCATCATCACAATGGACAGTTCTACTATGTATTTTGGGAAGGGGTTGTCACCCTTCGTAGAATCGTTAAGCATTACAAGTGGGACAAG ATAAAACTATTGGGACATTCTCTCGGTGGTGCTATATCATTCCTTTACGCCGCAACATATCCAGATGAGGTGGAATTCGTCATAAGTCTAGACATAGCCAGCCCTTGTGTAAGAAATATAACAAAGATTGCGTCGATGACTGGCAGTAACATCGATAGATATCTTAAGTACGAAAATCTGACGCTGGACAGTATGCCTTGTTACAAACGCGAAGAAATGATTGACATAGTCTTCGATGCATACGAAAACTCGGTCACGAGAGAAAGTGCTGAAATATTGATGAAGAGAGGTATGCAACCAGCAATGGAAAGGGGAAAGTACTACTTCTCGCGTGATGCCAGGCTCAAG GTTGCACTACTGGGTATGATATCCATGGACTTGGCATTAGCCTACGCCGCAAATATTAAGTGCGCGTATCTAAACATCCGTGCAATTCCTGGAATGACGTTCGAAGAGCCGGAAAATTATACCAAAATTCTAGATGTCATAAAGCTGGGCGCTAAGAAATTTGAGTATCACGAAGTTGAGGGAACTCATCATGTGCACCTTAACAATCCTGAAAGAATTTCCGGcattatttcgaaatttataaaaGGATAA
- the LOC124304374 gene encoding uncharacterized protein LOC124304374 isoform X3, with product MYSQDSSIRDILDNYLRAERELEMKIKESTDKRFKRTLGDNGDTCNLEINNSATIFGRIDSAESRVRNQEFIKSTCLNLQDLEEAKARLRTIASFTPTDQELRVLVGAYRGLLGNVAQTQS from the exons ATGTATTCCCAAGACTCGTCGATCCGTGATATCCTTGACAATTATTTGAGAGCGGAACGGGAATTGGAGATGAAGATCAAAGAGag CACAGATAAACGTTTCAAGAGGACGCTCGGTGATAACGGAGACACGTGTAATTtggaaattaataattctgcTACGATATTTGGCCGTATTGATTCTGCCGAATCGAGAGTTCGAAATCAAGAGTTCATAAAA AGCACGTGTTTGAATTTACAGGATCTAGAAGAAGCCAAGGCACGACTCAGAACGATTGCCTCGTTTACTCCGACAGATCAGGAACTACGTGTCCTCGTCGGAGCTTATCGTGGCCTACTTGGAAACGTAGCGCAAACTCAGTCGTAG
- the LOC124304374 gene encoding uncharacterized protein LOC124304374 isoform X1: protein MYSQDSSIRDILDNYLRAERELEMKIKERRRYKSRNVSDNLCESFSTDKRFKRTLGDNGDTCNLEINNSATIFGRIDSAESRVRNQEFIKSTCLNLQDLEEAKARLRTIASFTPTDQELRVLVGAYRGLLGNVAQTQS from the exons ATGTATTCCCAAGACTCGTCGATCCGTGATATCCTTGACAATTATTTGAGAGCGGAACGGGAATTGGAGATGAAGATCAAAGAGag ACGTCGTTATAAATCTCGTAATGTTTCGGATAATCTTTGCGAATCGTTCAGCACAGATAAACGTTTCAAGAGGACGCTCGGTGATAACGGAGACACGTGTAATTtggaaattaataattctgcTACGATATTTGGCCGTATTGATTCTGCCGAATCGAGAGTTCGAAATCAAGAGTTCATAAAA AGCACGTGTTTGAATTTACAGGATCTAGAAGAAGCCAAGGCACGACTCAGAACGATTGCCTCGTTTACTCCGACAGATCAGGAACTACGTGTCCTCGTCGGAGCTTATCGTGGCCTACTTGGAAACGTAGCGCAAACTCAGTCGTAG
- the LOC124304374 gene encoding uncharacterized protein LOC124304374 isoform X2 has translation MYSQDSSIRDILDNYLRAERELEMKIKERRRYKSRNVSDNLCESFSTDKRFKRTLGDNGDTCNLEINNSATIFGRIDSAESRVRNQEFIKDLEEAKARLRTIASFTPTDQELRVLVGAYRGLLGNVAQTQS, from the exons ATGTATTCCCAAGACTCGTCGATCCGTGATATCCTTGACAATTATTTGAGAGCGGAACGGGAATTGGAGATGAAGATCAAAGAGag ACGTCGTTATAAATCTCGTAATGTTTCGGATAATCTTTGCGAATCGTTCAGCACAGATAAACGTTTCAAGAGGACGCTCGGTGATAACGGAGACACGTGTAATTtggaaattaataattctgcTACGATATTTGGCCGTATTGATTCTGCCGAATCGAGAGTTCGAAATCAAGAGTTCATAAAA GATCTAGAAGAAGCCAAGGCACGACTCAGAACGATTGCCTCGTTTACTCCGACAGATCAGGAACTACGTGTCCTCGTCGGAGCTTATCGTGGCCTACTTGGAAACGTAGCGCAAACTCAGTCGTAG
- the LOC124306312 gene encoding probable serine hydrolase isoform X1, with protein sequence MSAENSKINGHRVEEDPKDIQIPVPWGYVSGKWWGPKEIQPILALHGRQDNAGSFDTLMPLLMPNDVSVLCLDMPGHGLSSHYPKGYSYYVYWDGVTLLRRIIKYFKWTKIKLLGHSLGGAISFLYAATYPDEVEFVISLDIASPCVRNITKIASMTGSNIDRYLKYENLTLDSMPCYKREEMIDIVFDAYENSVTRESAEILMKRGMQPAMERGKYYFSRDARLKVALLGMISMDLALAYAANIKCAYLNIRAIPGMTFEEPENYTKILDVIKLGAKKFEYHEVEGTHHVHLNNPERISGIISKFIKG encoded by the exons ATGAGTgctgaaaattcgaaaataaatgGACACAGGGTAGAAGAAG ATCCAAAGGATATTCAGATCCCGGTGCCTTGGGGTTACGTTAGTG GTAAATGGTGGGGCCCTAAAGAGATCCAGCCGATATTGGCGTTGCATGGGCGTCAAGACAATGCAGGAAGTTTTGATACGTTGATGCCTCTTCTCATGCCCAATGATGTTTCTGTGCTCTGTTTGGATATGCCTGGGCATGGTTTGTCTTCCCATTATCCAAAGGGCTACTCATATTACGTTTATTGGGATGGTGTCACATTGCTTCGTAGAAtcattaaatatttcaagtgGACCAAG ATAAAACTATTGGGACATTCTCTCGGTGGTGCTATATCATTCCTTTACGCCGCAACATATCCAGATGAGGTGGAATTCGTCATAAGTCTAGACATAGCCAGCCCTTGTGTAAGAAATATAACAAAGATTGCGTCGATGACTGGCAGTAACATCGATAGATATCTTAAGTACGAAAATCTGACGCTGGACAGTATGCCTTGTTACAAACGCGAAGAAATGATTGACATAGTCTTCGATGCATACGAAAACTCGGTCACGAGAGAAAGTGCTGAAATATTGATGAAGAGAGGTATGCAACCAGCAATGGAAAGGGGAAAGTACTACTTCTCGCGTGATGCCAGGCTCAAG GTTGCACTACTGGGTATGATATCCATGGACTTGGCATTAGCCTACGCCGCAAATATTAAGTGCGCGTATCTAAACATCCGTGCAATTCCTGGAATGACGTTCGAAGAGCCGGAAAATTATACCAAAATTCTAGATGTCATAAAGCTGGGCGCTAAGAAATTTGAGTATCACGAAGTTGAGGGAACTCATCATGTGCACCTTAACAATCCTGAAAGAATTTCCGGcattatttcgaaatttataaaaGGATAA